Within Cyprinus carpio isolate SPL01 chromosome A11, ASM1834038v1, whole genome shotgun sequence, the genomic segment CTatcttgaaaaacaaactttacaGTATTAAGACCAACTGTTGCTGTTAGTGTACCTTTTTGGCGATCTCTATGTGATAGTCTCTCTCTACCTCATCCAGCAGTCGATTCTTACAGCTGGAGTACAGCATCCTTTCTTTGATGCTACAACTATACCCAGGCATGGAGTAGATGAAAACTGGTCCACATATTCAAACGCAAACAAAACATCATTACCAATCTTAAGAGGCCAAGTTGGCATATTGTGATATTGGCAGAAAATAGTTAATATCTTGACACTAACCTACAGCTTCCATTGCCTGTCCTTGATGGGTGTGTTTGTACAGGAAAAAGTGGTATCGTGGGGCATCAGTTGGGATTCTGCTTGGCAGCTCTTTGGTCTCTGTAGGACTAGTGTGGACCAGCTCAATTGTCTCTCGCTCGGTGTCCAGCCTCAAAGATGATAAAGTAAAAAGTGCTTTGTTATTGGGCTAGTGAAGATGAGTTGGAGTGCAGGTGTAGTGTAATATTCTATGTGATAATGTAAAAatttacacttttattcaaagaaattaattcttccattcagcaaggatgcattaccatgattaaaagtgacagtaaagacatttataatgttgcagaacatttatgcttcaaataaatgctgttctcgtgaactttatatttatcaaataatcctaaaaacaatatattacggtttccaaaattattaagcagcacacctgttttcaaaatgtgtaacaagaagaaatatttgagctgcaaatcagcatattagattgatttctgaagaattatgtgacactgaagactggagtaatgactgctgaaaattcagctttgccatcacaggaataaattacaatttacaatacatttgaatagaaaagttattttaaattgtaatactgttACTAATTGCTGTGTAATTACTGTAACATCTTAGTGGCATAAAAGACCTCTATTTACCCCCAAACACTaatgcacatttgtgtgtgttgtagtttaatttattttgatgtaataTTATGCAAATAATCTGGTTTCAAACATcatgcagaaaacaaacaaacaaacaaacaaacaaaacaaaaacaggataTTTAGCAACAgcattatcaaaacatttttgtatgtataatGAAGCAAAATGATACTAAATGTGCTTATTGAGTGTAACCTGtatggttaaaaatataaaagtctgaaaaaaaaaaaagttttgtttttttgtttatgcataTGTATGTGGAACTTACTAGTTGAATGTAGTTGATGCGTTTGTGTTTAAGTTGCTGTAAAGCATGTTTAGCCTCTTCTTGCAATGGGAACGCCAAACCCTGCAAAGTTGGATTTTTACTCTCCACGCTGATCTCTGTCTATATCAgaaacatatacacacaaagattatatatatatacatacatatatatatatatatatatatatatatatatatatatatatgtcaatctgtaaaaatttaaatttcttataattttgcGAATAGAGAGCAGAAGCTACCTTTGCTTGTCCGCTTACAGTGGCAATCCGTCTTCGCTCATCCTGAATAGAAAAGTACAAAATTTTGTGAAAatccattttatatttatgtacttgaAAACAAAATCAATCACAGGACACTCACCCGTGCCACTTTGTCCTGTCAGGTGCATTattaagaaatacatttgtttagaTATTAATTTGCAGGCAGACAAGCTGTCAGATACTCAATTTTGGTATGAAggtatttacacatttttgacCTTCCTCACCTCTGTTATTTTAATCTGATGGAGCTGTTGCTCAGCAGTAGTGAGAGGGGCCGGGGTGGAAGAGGAAGACAGGTGTCGTAGATAACCTTGGAAACAGACGTCTTCCTGCAGGTCATATTAGTAAATAATGCTTAGATGACACATCATCACACCTCTAAACATGTGACCTGAAGAAACCTAAGCAAAGGTGAGTTTACTTCAAGTCTGGTTTACTTCATTCTGATTGCTCAGTCGTGGAATTTCTGCAATCAGAttctaaaaatactgtatatgattttttatttatttatgttcctaTTTGCtccaaaagcaaaagaaaaaaatccattatatAATGTTTCCATGACTTTCCAAAAGAATTGGGTGTATTAGAAACGCCCTCGCAGCAGTGTTAACTAGGATTTTGTAAGTAATgccaagaaaacagaaaatataatgtTATGAATATACATCacatatgaaaaaaatttaaatacaaaaaaagtcttaaatttacaatgttaataactgaagtTTATTATGTtgaagtttattatatatatgggCAAAACTTATTGATAATATAcaggtaaaattataaaataatttcaactcaaatctcatgttcaaatgttcaaataaacCCCTGTTTACACACTTGGACTGTTCCAAACAGTTCATCTCTGAGGTGACTTCCACCAAACTCTTTCTTCAGTGTGGCTCGGGTAGCAGCGTACACCATCTTTAACCTCACCTGTGAAGTGCAGAATGAATAGGTATTGTCACTCAGAAGGGTAATTCACAGTATTTTAAACCCAAGGGGCTAAAGGCAACATTATTTATAGAGTATGAGGGTGAGAGTTTGTACTGAGTGAACACATTTCACTTCATCAAGTGTTTCCTACTTACTGGTGACTGGTCTGGTGACCAGGAGATAAACAGCCACTCATATCCCAGCTGGTTCTGTGAGTCGAGGCGGTAAAGGATATAACAGGGTTCTAGACCGTCCAGCATGGGCAGGACATATGCATCATAGTCCTGATCCCAGCTCTGAGACACCTCTCTGTACGCTCCCAACACCAGctgctctgaaacacacacagacagatacacacacatacacaccttatAACACACACCCTGACTACTTGCAGTAGCATCAGATAAATGCTCTGACTATCACTCTCAGTCCAATAACATTCCACAGTCCAATTTATCTTCACATTTACTTGACATTCTTTAGGGTCAACAAGTGAcgaaaatatatttgtaaaataaggcATAAGTTTTTAGACTTAAAAATGAATGCAGTCTTTGCATtacactttttgttgttgttgttgttgttgttgtttttttttgagtaggactaaattataaatataattataattaaaaaatatctttatatgtaACAATTACTTTTATGTCTGATGAAGGtgcaatttagtgcatttaaaatatattcactttaaaatgtaattttgattgaCACACGAtagctaaaattttattttaactattacatgtgctttagtatattagtcaacacatcaaaataagcgTACATATTTAAAGCacgacaaattattattaaaaagcatgatttaaaatgtactttcaaatgaaacccaatttgacattattgcaaagtgcactttttaaggTGAACTTAAGAGTGTCAAGAAACAATCGTGAAAGTGTACtctttttaagtacacttaagttaccttttatttcattaatattacattatctacaagttcatttttttaaaaaaaaacatacttttaagatttgaaatgtACTACAGGTTTACATTCAATATAATCTGTTGCATGTTTTAAAAAGGGTACAAACTTCATAAATCCACTAAAatgaccttaaaataaataacaaaaatgactcaGAAATGTAAATCAAATTTCTAGCATAATATTTAAGTATGGCTTATCCACATACTTTTCTAAATGATATGGCCACCCTTGATCTTCTAAGTAATATTTTAGAACTTgcattactgtgattttttttttttttttttttaatacattgatGTGAGGCCTGATTCACGAAACAGAAAGGGTAAATAGCAGTAAACTAATCAAGAGCACCATCAATCTTTTTGCTCAAGCAAAACCGTCCTGTGGGTATTGAAATACTAATATTAAACTGCATACACAGATGGCTTCAAAAACAAATGCTCCTACTCACCGCTCTTTATAACAACCTTCACCAGTCTGACAGCTCCCCTTCTCGCCTTCACGAGGAACTCTCTTAAGTCTGGAGTTGCTGGTTTTAGCAGTGAAGTATACAACATATGACGATACAACAGAGACAGGATACAGTGAGTAaacccaaaaatgattttatgccACAAACCTTTAATCATCATAAGAATGGAGAGACCACCCCATTGCTTAGTATTTCATATTATAAATTCTTACATTAGATCACATAGTTTTTAAAAAGACCAAGAAAATTGACTGAAACAAAGGAAATTTTACACTGTTTCCACACTGTGCGGCCTGTGCCTCATTCTTGGCCTCACCATGGTAACGGGGCACCAGGACTCATAAATGATGTAGGTGCAGGTGAGATGGATAAGGAGCAGCGCTTCCGTCCGTAAGCTTAAATTACCTCCCATCATCATTCACATAAAACACAGCCTAATATTATCTCTCTATTTTAAACCTATATAACTATAtatgccattatatatatatatgttctgtaGAACTGTAGAAGTTAGTTTGTTGAAACCCAGAATTAAGCAGAACTATCAATATTTTCCTACTCAAAACATAGtgacgtttgtttttttttctttttactgatAATTTCCTTTGCCTTTAGATGAACACATTTGCACATAGACTCCATGCAAATCTGAAAAAGTTTAATGCAAGACtttggtaattattattattatttttttttacatgtattattcCAAATGTCCCCTGTTTTAACTTTATAGCATATCTTCATAGTTTATATTACACTTCTTACTCAAAATGCATTTCACTAAAAGGAAAAGATAAAGAATTCTAAATTTTAAATCCATATGGGCTGCAGTGTATTGAAAGAAATTTCTCATTTTGCTTACCATGGATACCCGTCTGGTGCGACATCCCAAGTCCTGTTGATGCTCCAGCTCAGTTCGAATTCCTGTCGAAACTCCCACGATGTCCTACTATTGTCTTCAGTGGCACTGCTATCTGTGCCCAGCAGTGTGGTCCAACTCACTTCCGTACAATGACATCAACGCCCCTTAAGCATCTTACCTGGGGAATCCTGTTTGAAATTCGATCTGCGGAATCGAGGAAGATGTGTAGCCTAATATTACACCTGTCAAGGGATGGGTTCCAGCACACCACCTATCTAGTATTATTCACCCATCACCGGTGGCCCTTATGTGGTATAAAGTGGATGACAACATCTGATCACTGTGATGAGCTTCATGATGATGCTCTGGTGTAAAATAAAAGGAAGTGCCCTACTGAAACTGAGAGTCTGGACTCTGGACATTATCTGTCTGTTTCCGCTCTTCTACAAACAGTTATGCCACGGTCCATTTGTGTAAAGAAATGGGACATTATCACTCACCAACATCGAGGACCTGATAGCATATAAACCGGAGGCCTGTGGGAGCTCAAATTCCACCAGGCTGTCATGAGATACCATGCAGGCGGCTGCTGACCCCCAACCAGCAGGACAGGTGCCTGGTTCATTTAGACAACCTAACCAGCTATCGAAAAGACATTACAGACTGTAAACTTTTCCTCTTGACCGCTCTTTGAGATTTTGCATGAGGTTTATGAGATTTCATTAAAGGgaaagtgtttttattgtgtttcaggattatttttttattattattatttcaccagAGCATATAGCagacaaaaagttttaaatctgataTTATGCATTTGTATTAAAGACAGAAACAGAGGGAACATACCTGTGAGTTTTCTAGTGCTGGCTTCATGTTTAATTCACCCAGCTGTGAGCACAAACCCAGCCATTATTCATTATTCACGCGCAGCCCTCCCTTCAAAGATACACACATGCTCTGCACACAAAGATTCTCTTTCTTCTTGGCACcacaattttaacatattttaacatatagtAGCTACTTGTCCGTATGCATTGCTAGAAAATATTTCAGAGAAATATGCCTGTTTTTCACTTCAGACCCCTTTAAAAAGCATGAATAATGAGAAACGATACATGTTGTTTGTATATAGGCTACATTTTGTATACATCCAAAACCCTTTATATACTAAAACacataatactatatataaaaactcttctAGAGATGAAAGCTTATTTAGAACCGGTACCATGTTTTTATGACTCTCATGAGATGGTTCTTTTTTGTGAATCAGAACACCGCGACCAGTAGTTTTCTATCAAATTACTCTTTTGAATTGATTTTGGTGAGTCAAAAgattttgtgaataaaatatgtaaaatatgtaaccatgtttttgtttgttttgcttttatctctatatttaatatatatatttaatatcactAAGCCTTTTATTTGGAATTGCACTAATGTCATACATCAACTAAAATGACCTTTTCTGGTGAAAAGAAATTGCTCAAATGGTAAAATGTGTTTGCAGATTGCATCTTATCTCGATTTAAGTTTGACTTAAGcgtccaaaatatttttttacgtagctatatcaaatatatttatgacCAACCtgtcatattttaaataacatttaagaaCTTGGTTTAGCCTActctacattattattattattattattacaaactgATCTGAGGAATGATCCATGCATTGAAAACTGTTCAATTAATGAATCAAAACCGTACAGCGTGACCAGTAATTCGATTCCCGTACTTTTAGCTGATTTGGCTGAATTCAATATACAGTTGATCACGCTGACCAATTATAAGTGTTCATTCACGATCATCTTTTTAGTGTCTACTTGATTACTCCGCTTTAGCTGTGATTCTCGTATTTTAATCGGACATATACGCCAGTGAGTAATGTAAAATACCGTCGTCTTTCCTATTGGGTGTCGCTCTTGAAATTCgcttttcatttgcataaagttgaaggatTCTAACTAAATCCTTGCATTAACTTTGTCGCGTCGCTGGCCCATTCGGTCGCTGTCGCTCGTGTCGCCGGAAATCGCCAGCTctccattgaaatgaatgggatcGTGTCGCTTCGTCGTTGCGTCTCGCTTTAGTTTGAACGGGACTTAACTGTGCCctgtatttcttattattataaaatgttactagatttaattatatataatgtaacattatatttttattcatgtaaaagAAGGCACTTAAGCATACTATGACCAGGGactatgtgtgttttatgtgtgaaaAACCAGTGCACATGGCTCTTGCTTTGACCTGCACTGAGACCACAGATATGCTCACTGGAACAAATTAGCACCACAGGTATGATAAACAATAAGTGTTGTAGCATAGGTTCCTTGAAATATGAACCTACACTACTGTacagaagtttggggtcggtaagatttatggtgttgaaagaagtctcttatactcaccaaggctgcgttattttatttaaaaatacaataaaaacatgaatattgtgaaatattactacaatttaaaataactgttttctgttttaatatattctaaaatgtcatttattcctgtgatggcaaagctgaattttcagcatcattactccagtcttcagtgtcacatgatccttcagaaatcattctaacatgatgatttgctgctcaagaaacatatcttagtatttgcaatgctgaaaacagttgtgctgcttaatattgttgtggaaactgtaatccttttttttttattcttagatgaatagaacgttcaaaataacagaatttattttaaatagatatcttttatgaaaaataaaaaactttactgtttcttttgatcaattgaatgcatttcttcaaaaaataaataaaatattgctagctccaaactttaaaacaatactgtatttccatattaaacatatttttgatgAACACTTGCTAAAccacagattttatatatatatatatatatattcatatcaataatagtattttaatgaAGATGAAAATTCTCATTGACATTCTCAATTCAATAATGCAAGTAATAATACTTTTGTGAACTACTTACATAGAAATTTATTCTGTTTCTGTGTCATGAAGCCCGTGCGTGTTTGTGTGACAAAACTGCCCAGAGACTGCAGAAAGGGTCAAAGATGACACATACAGGTAAATCACTGTACAAAAAGGCATGTTTGAAAACAGGCTTCAATTCTCCAGCACCACTATAATATCAATACATATCGGGTTATCAtagatgcatgtatatatatacatataaaaaaaaaataaaaacagaaccaAAAAGTCTTTATGTATAATACACTCCTCAGGTGTGTGAACTCTGCTACTGCAAGCTCCTGGGGGTGAGAGGGGGTTGCGTTAGGTGTTACAAATGGATGAATCCATGTTTTCAAATGTGTTTATACCTGACCATCACATGGTGTTCCAGTCCACTGCCAATAATCACTTAAGTTTAGTATGCAGTCTTAAAAACCACTAGATCCTTACAGTTCAGCACTTACTTAAAGAAAAGGGGACAGTGGGAAGAAGGATGGAGCATAACATACATGGCAGAAAGAGAAAATGCACACATCAAGAGATCCGGGCAAATACATCTCAATGGTCAttagagaaagaaacagaaatagttcctgtatctaaaacaaaacaaggcTTTTATATATGTCCAGTTCACTGAAAACCTCTCTTGAACCTCTTCACTCTCTTTTTAATCATGGATGAAATAGAACGAGACTCTGCAGAGGCAATTTGTTTCAGTCTCTTTGAGAAAAGAGAGGATGATGGCATGACGACGCGCTGGAGAAAGCCACTCTCTCTTATTCCATCTTGCTTTCTTTTGCTTGCCCTTGTCTTCTCTCAGTGTACATTGGCCTGCGTGATTGAGATAATCTCCTGGATTTCCCGCACCATCATGATGCGTGTTAGCATGTGCTCCAGTTGCTCGCTCGTGATTGGCTGAGTGGAGTACCAAATAGGGCTGTTTGGTGCCACAACAGGTTCTGTCATCAAATAATACTCATCACTACCACCCTCAGCATtatgactgaagaaaaaaaaaaaaagaaaaatgaggaaaagaaaaggaatcatttaaatgtataatttattattattttttttttaatggagctAGCTATTGCACTAGCATATGACAAAATCAGTGGCTTACCATTTGAAGAGGTAAAAGTCATAGAGCTTGATAGGACAACGCAGCGGGTTCTCTGGGTCCTCAGCCTGTTCTGCGTACATGTCATCTGTCACTACAACAATAACAGATGTCATTTATGCCTTCCCACAatttttgaccaatgaatttaTTACTTTTACGTGTCTTTCTATAACTCTTCCCTTCACTTGTTTATGGCAAAATCACAATTGGAGAGCATCGGTCtgcaagagattttttttaaaaacaattaaaaaacaaacaaacaaaaaaaaaacttactgagcccaaacttttgaaaggtattgTACACAATACATAAGGATAaagtttatatttgtattgttatatGCGACCACATCCAGCCTCCTAACCTTTCTGTCCAACATTGTGTGGCCCAACTCCTTTCAGGTAGCGGATGCTGGTGCTCTTGTCTTTAGGGTTGGTGGGGTTCTTCTTGGTGTGTCTGAGCACTTTGGAAAAGGCCACTTTCATATGTTGCTCCACTGTGGTCAAGTGGAAGTACCTATGCAGaaacaacattatattattataacccCTGAGCACTCTTTGCCATCGTCCTTAAAGAACTGAGAAGAGAAGGAGACTCACTTGGTGTTGAAGTACATCAGTGTAGTAAGGAGAGTGGATGGAGAATGAGCTCCCACAtcctcacacacccacacaacatcCCCTCTCACACAACACTTGATAATATATaccctcaaaaacaaaaacaaaaaaaacaaaaaccacaaaaaacaaaaaaagaacatcaaaaaaaaacacacacaaacttaccaAGAGGGTGAACACTGGGCCTCCACTCTTCAAGAATTTTGTGTAAACACTGACAGAACCGGCTGTAGTACTGATCAGAGAAGATGTCGTCTACTCTGCCGTTCTCAAACATGTactacacaaaattaaaaaaaagagaaggaaatcAGCTTATGCATACTAATGATTCAGCATAATCAGCAGaaactaaaatattacaaatagtacatactttctgtatacataaaaatacatagtataGTGAATCGGGTTCAAATGGCTCCCCCTCCAGCCCACGAGCCTCTTGGGTCATCAGAGACAGAGCCAAGTTTAGTTCACCCACTGAACTTGACACAAGATCATCCTGGAAGCGCAGCGGCTGTCGACCTGCAGAGACAGATATTCATTTTGCTGCCAATAATCATCACTAGATGcttaataaaaacacagttcACAGTTTTGACCATGGATTCTACATGGTTaaggaaattaaatttaataccttttaagacttaaataaaatacatgtaagcaattaaaaaataaagaaaaaaagtacaaatatttattatcaaatatcacaaaaatacagtaaaacagcaatattgagaaataatattacaatctaaaataacctttaatttgttttaatgtgatttattcttgattgttcatttcattaaaaaaaaaaaaaaaaaaaaaaaaaaaaaactgaccagaaacatgaagaaatgttttctaCTTAATAGTTTTTAAGCTGAATGAATTCATGAAAAGAACTGTATCATTCATTATTATGTGAAGCAAACAACATGTCATTTTTtctataatattcaatatatttaaagaaataactgTATGATTGAACTATTGATAGAGATACCGGAGTATCACTTTAATACtaaaactgacaaataaatataacagtaCCAGCTACTAACTCAATTCCGTACCCAAGTGCTGATGAGTACCTGCTTTTGAATGCTTACATGTGTAAGTGCACACATGATTGAGAAATGCATGAAGGCTATTACTTTGTTTATATcaatatttaacacattaaattactgcCTGTGTACCAAAGCTATTagtttttccttctctttttttattgtgtttgctaTTAGTTTTGGCTGTTGTATTGAATCTGGAATCAAGAATCATACAATTTCACTCATATTGCTATCGCCTACTAAAATTCTAACATTCCTAGATTCAGTGACGGTATGAAGACAGAggtaaagatgaaaaaaataactcACGTCCAATAGGTGCCAGCTTATTTTGTTCATTCTTGTCCAGCTCAGCATTTTTGCGCTGTACCCAGAGCCTCCACACCTCCAACCCTTCCTCAGGCTTCAGTGTGTTGGGGAGGACCAGCTCTGGAGGAGGTTCCAACTGTGGTTCCGCCTCAGTCTGCGCCGGAAACACAGAACACCATCAGTGCCACATTATATTGATATGCATAAGTGATGTGCATTTTTCATTCTGATTAAATGCACGTCACCTACTGAAGAAATGCAAAATTACTTGAGACAGCCTGTGAGCTATAAAtacttaaaggggtggttgattatgatttcacttttttaaatttaattagtaTGTAATATTGCTGTTAGAGCCTAAACAGCGTCTGCAAAGTTACGACGCTCAACGTTCAACGCAAAgtgagatattttcttttaaagaaatcgcTTTTTAAGGACTTCAAAAAAAGGCTGGTAGAGACTACGACGAGCTTCCTCCCGGGTTTGACATCACTAACACTGATGTTTACATAAACCCTGTCCCCAGGAACATGCAACTACCCATGATGGGAAGGTGCGTGACGTTTCCGGACAACGTGCACTGGGGGTCAGCGAATCACAACACagtgggccagctaaccaatctgaaccagaaacagcggtgtagaataaaaggtaaaatatgtgtacataatgtgttttttttttaaataaagcatgaacacatgttaCACTGTACCCCATAAACAAAATCAAGAAAAATGatgatcaaccacccctttaagcaTGCAGGATTTGTTCTAGAATATGTGTTTACCTGCAGGTGGAGCTGTTGTTCCTGAGCCTCTCCATCCTGTATGTGTTGATGCTGTTGCTGTGGATCCCATATGTGCAGGGCCTGCGTCGTCCCAGAGTAAGCGCCCCCTACAGTCTGCACTGCTACAGGGATGTGAATATTTCCATTCATAAACTGCGCTGGGAACAGCGAATGTACAACTTCTTCCTGAGTGGCCACTCCTGAGCCAGATACCGGCACGGCAGCCTGAGACGCTCCGATTACCATCTTGTCTTTGTCTTTATCGGTAGGCGAAGCCTGTACCTGCACGGTGCTGTAGGCCTCCTGTGGGATGGCGATGTGGGCCACACCTTGCTGCTGTGGGGCTGAGTACACAGGTATGGTCCAGGTCTCACCGGCTGGGCCCGTGATGGTACCAGTGGCACTGTAGAGATGTGTGCTATCAACGGTCAGCAGGTCTGGTCGAAGT encodes:
- the LOC109061172 gene encoding transcriptional regulator QRICH1-like yields the protein MNESIEGGAISFDEYVRQKARTIPQHRMKEFLESLASKGPEVLQEFSQQTSGTTTTMVYQQGANCIYTDSTEVAGSLLELACPVQVTSTQISPQLAAAVHQASEQQIQVQVQIQGEQGQTVGQVLQVASPTQQQLQGVTTTQLVQQGELTEEQQQQIQAQLVAAVAGGQQIQIQTVEALSPPQQQGSPREVERRPGASPTVLQPAKKRKVDVPTVVSYSLPQGQQLATVLAIPQGQQQGYLSLRPDLLTVDSTHLYSATGTITGPAGETWTIPVYSAPQQQGVAHIAIPQEAYSTVQVQASPTDKDKDKMVIGASQAAVPVSGSGVATQEEVVHSLFPAQFMNGNIHIPVAVQTVGGAYSGTTQALHIWDPQQQHQHIQDGEAQEQQLHLQTEAEPQLEPPPELVLPNTLKPEEGLEVWRLWVQRKNAELDKNEQNKLAPIGRRQPLRFQDDLVSSSVGELNLALSLMTQEARGLEGEPFEPDSLYYVFLCIQKYMFENGRVDDIFSDQYYSRFCQCLHKILEEWRPSVHPLGKVYIIKCCVRGDVVWVCEDVGAHSPSTLLTTLMYFNTKYFHLTTVEQHMKVAFSKVLRHTKKNPTNPKDKSTSIRYLKGVGPHNVGQKVTDDMYAEQAEDPENPLRCPIKLYDFYLFKCHNAEGGSDEYYLMTEPVVAPNSPIWYSTQPITSEQLEHMLTRIMMVREIQEIISITQANVH
- the LOC109064122 gene encoding twinfilin-2-like yields the protein MSHQTGIHATPDLREFLVKARRGAVRLVKVVIKSEQLVLGAYREVSQSWDQDYDAYVLPMLDGLEPCYILYRLDSQNQLGYEWLFISWSPDQSPVRLKMVYAATRATLKKEFGGSHLRDELFGTVQEDVCFQGYLRHLSSSSTPAPLTTAEQQLHQIKITEDKVARDERRRIATVSGQAKTEISVESKNPTLQGLAFPLQEEAKHALQQLKHKRINYIQLRLDTERETIELVHTSPTETKELPSRIPTDAPRYHFFLYKHTHQGQAMEAVVFIYSMPGYSCSIKERMLYSSCKNRLLDEVERDYHIEIAKKMEIDSGECLTEDFLYEEVYPMQHALKQVFTKPKGPTGKRGNKRLIRGAGENGDES